The region GGAATGTACAACACAGACAAGTCAATCCGGGACTTTGCTCACAGCTCTTTCCAGATGGGGTTGACCAAAGGCTGGCCGATGTACCTCAGCACCAAGAACACCATCCTGAAGAAATATGATGGGCGTTTCAAAGATATTTTCCAGGAGATCTATGAAAAGTGAGTCACTATGAAATGGTTGCGTATTTGAATAAACTAACCTTGATCTTATCTAGTTACATATGATCTTTTGAACTAAAAACGCATTGGCTGCAACTGAAaacttaggcagctgacttgttgcctcgctgcGCTGTCAGGCAGTGACTTTGCAGGAAGCGTTTGCACGTGAAGGTATCTtacaaaattgattttggacagacttctgaggcactgttagtgtttaatgatctacagcaaaatagagaGCACTTCGGTGATaactaagcaaatatttaattagtaCAATACTAATTTATCGATAGAAATCAGAAGTGGAAAACTTTGGTCAAAAATGTTTACACAAACTATCTTTCTTTATTGGGAagatatcaaaggcagcaatacatctatgcttccttcaaaaatccaTCAGgcgaaggtatctcaggagacaggaagtgaagctaataTTAGATTCAgacatgccttgatgccttcctacttTGGAATGCAACCTCTAAAAGCACCATTTTTAAGCTTTCAGACACAGCCATTTACTGTATGTACATATGATAACTAAAAATCTGCCTGTTAAAAAACTAGCGTTAAAGGCTTACATGTAAGTCAATAAACACatgaaatgttttcattataAAAGATTTTCTCCTTTCTTGACATTAAAGCAAAAACATCTACTCAAAATCGCATATGCCCATACTGAataagctaaaaaaaaacattccgacactgtgtgtctgtgttgcAGAGACTACAAGGCTCAGTATGAGGCCAAAGGCATCTGGTATGAGCATCGGCTGATTGATGACATGGTGGCTCAGGCCATGAAGTCTGAAGGTGGGTTTATCTGGGCCTGCAAGAACTATGATGGAGACGTGCAGTCAGACTCTGTAGCTCAGGGTGAGTACATCTAACATAACATATTATTGAAATTCATTATTGATAATTATCTTTTGCACCCAACAATGCCAAAAacattatatgaaaaaaaaaaaaaaaacagtaatgaaTTGTTCAGCACTGAACATAATAAAAACGTCTTTAAAAATTATGGATTTTCTCAGCGTatactacctttcaaaagttgggggtcagtaagatttctttctttctttattttttttttttaaatcaatacttttaaccagcaaatgtattaaaggtgccctcgaatgaaaaattgaatttatcttggcatagttgaataacaagagttcagtacatggaaatgacatacagtgagtctcaaactctattgtttcctccttctttaaatctcatttgtttaaaagacctctgaagaacaggcgaatctcaacataacaccgactgttacatgacagtcggggtgtacgcccccaatatttgcatatgcaagcccaacattatgaaaggcattagacaagggcagccatgaacgtctggatgtacacagcagaatcatcagattaggtaagcaagcaagaacaacagcgaaaaatggcagatggagcaataataactgacatgatccatgatatcatgatatttttagtgatatttgtaaactgtctttctaaatgttttgttagcatgttgctaatgtactgttaaatgtggttaaagttaccatcgtttcttactgtattcacggagacaagagccgtcgctattttcatttttaaacactgtctgtataattcataaacacaacttcattctttataaatctctccaacagtgtagcattagccattagccacagagcatatagcctcaaactcattcagaatcaatgtaaacaatataacagtatacaatactcacataatccgacgcatgcatgacgaacactttgtaaagatccatctgagggttatattagctgtgtaaactttgtttaggcactgttttaggcaagcgcgagctccgtgggcggggaacgtcagcatttaaaggggccgcacagcataaatcggctcatatttaatgatgccccaaaataggcagttaaaaaaaaattaattaaaagaaatctatggggtattttgagctgaaacttcacagtcacattcagtggacaccttagacttatattacatcttgtaaaaaaaggttcgatggcacctttaagttgatTCAAAGAGACAGAGtggacttttacattgttactaTAATTTCCTTTTTGaattcttttgaatgttctgttcattaaagtatcctgaaaaagaaaaaaggtttccacaaaaaatattctagtttccacaaaaatattaagcagctcaactagtaagaaatatttcttgagcaccaaagtagcatattagaatgatttctgaaagatcatgtgactgaaggctggagtaatAGCTTTGTcatcagaggaataaattacattttaaaatatataaaaactgaaaactgtttaaaactgttgtgaaaacttgtttaaaattgtaataattcacaatagtacagttttactgtatttttgatcaaatacagtaaaaatcctaccaaccccaaacttttgaatagtgtATAATTTTGAGTTAAAAACTTGTGCATGTTTTTGTGGTGGCTAAGTATGAATATGCGTCCAGCCCTATCATGAATTTGTGAAATGGCATTACTCATTGTGAATGTATTATGAAAGAATGATGAAATTTATAGTGAGTAAACTTTCTAGTCTCTGTCTCTAGGCTATGGGTCATTGGGTATGATGACCAGCGTGCTCGTGTGTCCTGACGGGCGTACGGTAGAAGCTGAGGCAGCCCATGGCACCGTCACGCGGCATTATCGTATGCACCAGCAGGGCAAGGAGACGTCCACCAATCCCATCGGTGAGGAAAACGCTTATTTCACTGCCAATCTTAATCAATGAAATGCACAGATGATTCACACAGAAACTGCTTTTCATGatcatataaaaacaatgtGGTCATCGCACAAAGCAACTTTATCCCTCACAATTTTATCCCATCAGCCTCTATCTTTGCGTGGACGCGAGGGCTGCTGCACCGGGCGGAGCTGGATAAGAATGCAGAGCTGCGTGTATTCGCTGAGGCACTTGAGGCTGTTTGTGTCGAGACCATTGAAGCTGGTTTCATGACCAAGGACCTGGCTATCTGCATCAAGGGCATGTCTAAGTATGTCTGTTATCTACTCTGGGTCACTTGCTCTAAAATATATGGTATTTATTGAAGGTCATTAGAAAGCTTTCTCAATTATTATGCTTTTGTCAGTTATAGAGTGGTGTTAGACATGTGGATTTGATGATCATTTATAGGGGACTTAGAAACGACTGCATGAATTCAGTTAAAAGCTtgataatgcattaaaaaaaaaaacacttggtaaaaatacagtttttaaaagGATATCCACAAGACATTATATGCCTgtgcaaatatatatttaatgtttttttttttttcttttcatttcttcGCAGTGTTGCACGCTCAGATTACCTCAACACTTTTGAGTTCTTGGACAAACTGGCCGAGAATCTGAAGATTAAGTTGTCAAGCCAGCCCAAACTGTAAAGCTGCTGGGTTTTGCTGAGGTGtccacgcacacacacactgacacgcAGCCCTCAACCCACGTCGAGCCGCAGACTCTGTCAGCCTCATCTCCTATCTAACTGGGGCCAAAGACAGAGAAATGGACTTCACCACTACAACCAGTAGGGGAGCAGTGCACTTTCAACTGGAAGACATGAAAGTGCCTTTTTAAATGGAAGGAGCTACTGTAACCTTCATTACAAATTGGAAACAGTAATATAGGACATTTTTATCcctatttatacatttaatcatttttttttaatcatgtgCATAAATATGTGCATTTATGTTCTACTGCTATAGTGCAGGGTACAACCCATATGTCAGGTGCTTGAACACCTGTTGCCTTATTATCTGCATGTGTAATTGTCTCATCTTCAGACAGCCACTCTTGAAGCCATTCCAAGAGAAGTGAAATTAGGTCTAAATACCTGCTTTTAACTGAAACGCTGGTAGCTAGCACCGGTAGACATTCCTCTTCATTCTTCAACACTCTGTACCACTGTCTGTCACCGTGTTACAAATTAATTTCCTTGTATGCTTCTGTTTATGTCAGTCTGTGTGCTCATGTGATCAGGTCTTGTGATATGACGTCAGTAATAAATGAGACTTTTTTAATCTCATGAGTTTTGTCTTatctttttcatttattaaactatAATGTGTTATGTAATGTGACATGGGGCTTCAGCTCTACTGAAGCAACTTAATGGCAAACAAATTGGTATCACTATATAGTTTAAAATACTTCAAGCAGGGACCATGATCAAAACAATGAGAGTGAGCAAATTGATGCTATGATTAAAAGTCTTTGTGATAGAAAACTCCATAAAATTCTACAATCTATGTAGCAGAATCTCCCAGCATAATTGTTCCTTCCAAAAGAGTAAAAAGACACAGAGGCTAGTTTTTACTCTTTTAAGTATTTCACGTCTGGcatagttgtgcttggagtcaattgttttatttgtgataatacAATGAAACACCAAATTGTGCAGACATAATTTTTAGCCAggatgtcaatttttttttaaatttatttattttttgcctaGTATAATAAAACCTGTTGCTTGCCTTTTTTGACAAATAAGTATTTCTTCCctcatatataaaatatttaataaatataaaatatgttccTCACATGTTGATGTTTTAACTGAACTTGTAGGGTTCTCTTTTGTGTGGTATTTGTACCACAGGTGGTACAGTGGAATGCTAAAGTGATTAaaaatgttacatgtagttactgtagaaataattataaattatgcatatttatatgcaactaaccctaaaccaaacctaaTCCTAACCATAaccatgtagttaattaatattactcagtaattATGTGTATAATTACGCTGTAACAAAGacacaaaataaagtgtaactcaACTTTCCCCTCCAGACATCACTTTTAGCCGCTACTGTATGTAACTTTTAAACGATAGTGTATTGAATACTGGACTACAAAACATTGCTGTAGAAGTTATAATACCTTAGTTACTAACCATTACATTTTGAACTTGCAGCAACAAAATCACATTGTGGTGTCTGCTACCAGATAAAAACATAATGTTGTCAGTTGAGGAGATTGTGACAGTTCATTCACTAGATGGCAGCACACTGACGCGGAGATGGACAGCCTGTTGCACGGAGCCTGCCATCTTTCTACAGAGGACAGAGATTTtcgaattatttttatttagttggctattattattattattatcataataataattattattattattaaatatttttattaatttttcatgtaattatttatgacattttttggaatcagtgttttaatgggaaaatacattaattaaaacatcatgagcattgtaaaaTGTAGGCCTACAGGATGTGACTTCCACCAAGTGACCAGAAAATCAGAGTATGTCTGAGCACCGAATAGTCTGAACAAAGACTTCTACCTACACACTCCAGGCCAAGTGTCCTTGACTTTATTAGATATCTGTGACAATGGTTTTACCCCAGTGAGAGTGGAGGGAAAGACATCGagcatgagagagagaaaggataAAGACATCATCCCTCAGACTGTCACCATTGTGCCGTGATAATTGGATTCTCCCTGTGTGAATGGAGACTCATTCACAGGCTTAGTGTTAGTGTAAAGATTACTATTGTGCCAAAGGAAGTAAAGCCTTATGAATATGATATAGAGGCCAGTGGTGATTCCGACGTAATGATGTAAAACATGCACGAGCCGAGGTCACTGGAGCATCATACAGGCCAATGCGATGCAAACCCCGCCCTGCAGCCAATTTCATTGGTCAATTCAATTACGCATCACCTGTCAAGAATAGTTCAGAATTTTCATGAACTTTTAAGGTTTAGGTTAACggttagcttttatttttatttaaatctttagaatatatataatatttagcatttacaaacatttttacaCAGGTCACAAAACCAGCCAACATCATTTGCACCAATACCAGCATGTTTGCACCTTCGGAGCCttaagaaggacatggacattgaaaatgaataaacCGATTAATGATTGAGATATGGCTTGATGTTGTTTCGGTCTCTCTCTGTCTGAGAGTACACCTTTCTCCTGTAGGGAACGCAGTGGTTTCCATGGGGACCCATAGCCACTCTGCTCTTCAAAAGCGGGCCGAGCTGAGGCAGAGGGGCCCTTTGTGTTGGAGAGGAAAGCGTGGAACAACGCTGGGCAGATGAAAGCCCTGCTATCCTTACGCCCAATCATAATTTAGTCATCAGCGCAGGAGCACAGAATCCAAATAgacactgaaaacacaaacaGCGAAAAGGAGAGGCTCATGGGTCAAGATATGAGCAAGAGAGAGATGGGAGGCTGATATGAGGATAAATTTCAAAGAGATAAAGGAATAGTTGTGCTGTGGCTGGGCTTGTTTTTTCTTGCTGATGATCAGTTCTCTGTAGTTTGTGCTGAAATGATGGCATCCACTTCCATCCAATTTGAGAAAATTATGCTACATCAagtacattgttcaaaccaaaaatagcaaCCTTGTTTATCAAGGGAATAGAAGTGGGTTTTAGACGGTCGATATGTTTGTTTActtgtaaaatgtattattatttaaaaagtatcataaaagtatTACAAGTATGATCCTTAACTGCTTAACATAGCAAACTTATGAGGGTATAGAACAACAACCAAACCTTTTAAAGAGCAGCAAGATGTATGACTGTacattgttaattattatttaatagtaTACTAAGTTAGCTTTAGAAATGtactaatgttcaaaagtttggggtcagtaagattttgtttttgaaaaaaatttttatgttctccgaggctgcatttatttgatcgggaatacataaatattgaaatattaatgtaatttattcctgtgatgtcaaagctgaattttcagcatcattactccagtcttcagtgtcacatgatctttccaaaatcattctaatatgctgatttgatgctcaaaagAATATTTTTTCATCATAATCACTGTTGAAAATGGTTGCGCTGCTTAAATGAAGTGTCTTTTTTAGGATTTCGAAAGCTTGAAcagcagtatttatttgaaatagataaCTTTTGTATCATTATAATTGTCTATACtgtcatttttatcaatttaatgcattaataaaaatcttgctaaataaaatagtaaaactggttttaaaaaatacatataaaactatatgaattgtgaacttaaaaaaataaaaataaaagaaattcaTAACCAGCCAGTGGACTAGCATTTCATACAGTTGCTACCTTTGTCAGGGTTAACAAGGTTAGCATTTCAAAACTGATTGCTGTgtcctatttaaaaaaaaaaaaaaaaaaaacacccaacATTCTCTTCTTCTCCCTCTCTACATGTCACTTACAGTGGCCTGTCCAATTGCTGACTCTCTTAATTGaatcagaacaaaaaaaaagaaaaaaaagaaaagagacgGGGGAAAAAAACGCTGAGTTTTCTGGGGCATATCAGCATTCAGCACGGGTTCAGATGAGGGTCTATGTAGGTCACGCACAATATGGTGCCTGCAAGTTTACAGCTGGGTCTCGTAGCGTCATTATCCCACAACAATATTGCAGAGAGGAACTTATTTGAGCCCATTAGCCCATGTCCCCTCCTCCTTCATTAACGAAGCCTTTCTTTAAACAAGTCAAGACAATGAGCTCTCAGAAAGGGTAGCAGGGGGAGAACAGGAGGATTGGAGGGGAGGTCGCAGGTTTAGCCCGGAGCCCACGATAATTACTGTGTTTCTGTCTGTGGCCTGAAAAAGACTTGaataatgtttctttttctgTGGGGACCCCGAACAATAGATGCAGGGCTGGCTTCAAGAACGGCTGTTGGCTATTACAGAAAATCCCATCTTTGCCTCTCATGCCAAACCTCTTGGCTTCATTATCGCACAAAGTCTTAATGTGGACCACAATTTGCACATTAAGAATGCATAGATCTTTTATGCAGTTAGACTTCTTTTTGTGATCATTTGTATGGCAACTCATTCCAGGCCCACACGGGTTGCTAATGACTGTGATATATGTGCAGTTTGTGTGGGATGTTGGTGTTTGTGAGAGAAGAGGAATTGAAAAACAAGTTTCTGCAATATTACATAGTAGCTACAATGATTTTACACACTCCTACACAACAACTGATGTCCTATTCATTATTGCTATGGATTCTAATGGAGGCTTGGTGGCAATATGTCGGGAAGCATAGGCCTATAAAATTGATGGATGACTCCTGCTACTTCAAACCTTGCAGATTATTTATTGACTCGTGTTAACAAGGAAACATTGAAATATGTTGTTCCACTAAACTAAAGTAGCCTAAATCTGAAATCTCACTTTCCTAACAGAAATGTAGTAGGCTACTGTGGTGGTGCTACCATGATGGTGTCAGGTGACTATATCATGGTACTGAATTATTATGTTCATGTATCATAAATGTATATGGTAGTACAAGATACCACAAAGAATGCCATCATAAtcacaacataaaataaattaagtagGCCTACATAAAAATAACGGCAGCCGGAACCATTTAACGCAGGCTGTTGTTTTACCCGGTGCGCATTTTCGCTGACGGAACTGAATGTGACAGATTGTAAACAGAATCGGGTGAGTCACTTTCACATACAAATAACGGATTATTCGCTCTTTTCATGCTCGTACTTTTTGTTATAGTGATTCTCTGATTATCATTGATACATAAACTTATTATAATCGCTGTGAG is a window of Megalobrama amblycephala isolate DHTTF-2021 linkage group LG6, ASM1881202v1, whole genome shotgun sequence DNA encoding:
- the idh1 gene encoding isocitrate dehydrogenase [NADP] cytoplasmic isoform X2, with protein sequence MSQKIKAGSVVEMQGDEMTRVIWELIKEKLIFPYLELDLHSYDLGMENRDATDDKVTVEAAEAVRRYNVGIKCATITPDEKRVEEFKLKKMWRSPNGTIRNILGGTVFREAIICKNIPRLVPGWIKPIIIGRHAHGDQYKATDFVVPGPGTLEMIYTPKNGGEPLKFVVHDFEGAGVALGMYNTDKSIRDFAHSSFQMGLTKGWPMYLSTKNTILKKYDGRFKDIFQEIYEKDYKAQYEAKGIWYEHRLIDDMVAQAMKSEGGFIWACKNYDGDVQSDSVAQGYGSLGMMTSVLVCPDGRTVEAEAAHGTVTRHYRMHQQGKETSTNPIASIFAWTRGLLHRAELDKNAELRVFAEALEAVCVETIEAGFMTKDLAICIKGMSNVARSDYLNTFEFLDKLAENLKIKLSSQPKL
- the idh1 gene encoding isocitrate dehydrogenase [NADP] cytoplasmic isoform X1 — translated: MDCSRNRMRFGGSKMSQKIKAGSVVEMQGDEMTRVIWELIKEKLIFPYLELDLHSYDLGMENRDATDDKVTVEAAEAVRRYNVGIKCATITPDEKRVEEFKLKKMWRSPNGTIRNILGGTVFREAIICKNIPRLVPGWIKPIIIGRHAHGDQYKATDFVVPGPGTLEMIYTPKNGGEPLKFVVHDFEGAGVALGMYNTDKSIRDFAHSSFQMGLTKGWPMYLSTKNTILKKYDGRFKDIFQEIYEKDYKAQYEAKGIWYEHRLIDDMVAQAMKSEGGFIWACKNYDGDVQSDSVAQGYGSLGMMTSVLVCPDGRTVEAEAAHGTVTRHYRMHQQGKETSTNPIASIFAWTRGLLHRAELDKNAELRVFAEALEAVCVETIEAGFMTKDLAICIKGMSNVARSDYLNTFEFLDKLAENLKIKLSSQPKL